A genome region from Neisseria meningitidis includes the following:
- the ubiB gene encoding ubiquinone biosynthesis regulatory protein kinase UbiB, whose amino-acid sequence MKWLKRLTVIVGTFYRYRLAGLCASLMGSGWICALLKMMPQSSKLKNEPPAVRLRLALESLGPIFIKFGQVLSTRPDLIPHDYAVELAKLQDKVPPFDARLSREQIEKSLGQSIEKLYAEFETEPIASASIAQVHKARLHSGERVAVKVLRPNLLPLIEQDLSLMRFGAAWVERLFSDGRRLKPLEVVAEFDKYLHDELDLMREAANAGQLGRNFHNSNMLIVPKVFYDYCTSDVLTIEWMDGTPVADIAKLKADGIDLHKLADYGVEIFFTQVFRDGFFHADMHPGNILVAADNRYIALDFGIVGTLTDYDKRYLAINFLAFFNRDYRRVATAHIESGWVPADTRAEELEAAVRAVCEPVFNKPISQISFGLVLMRLFEVSRRFNVEIQPQLVLLQKTLLNIEGLGRQLDPDLDLWKTAKPFLVKWMNGQVGPKALWRNLKNEAPDWAQIIPSLPRKISALIDENRQQEMRDAYIHLVKVQQRQSLWLAVIAVVLLLILLLK is encoded by the coding sequence ATGAAATGGTTGAAACGCCTGACGGTCATTGTCGGGACTTTTTACCGCTATCGGCTGGCAGGTCTGTGTGCTTCGCTGATGGGTAGCGGTTGGATATGCGCTCTGCTGAAAATGATGCCGCAGTCGTCCAAATTGAAAAACGAACCGCCTGCCGTCCGTCTGCGCCTTGCCTTGGAAAGCCTGGGGCCGATTTTCATCAAGTTCGGGCAGGTTTTGTCCACACGCCCCGATTTGATTCCGCACGATTACGCCGTCGAACTGGCAAAGCTGCAAGACAAAGTGCCGCCTTTTGACGCGCGGCTTTCGCGTGAACAAATCGAAAAATCGTTGGGTCAGTCCATCGAAAAGCTGTATGCGGAATTTGAAACCGAGCCCATCGCCAGCGCGTCCATCGCCCAAGTACACAAAGCCCGCCTGCATTCGGGCGAACGAGTGGCGGTTAAAGTTTTGCGCCCCAACCTTTTGCCCCTTATCGAACAGGATTTGTCGCTGATGCGTTTCGGCGCGGCCTGGGTCGAACGCTTGTTTTCAGACGGCAGGCGTCTGAAGCCGCTCGAAGTGGTGGCGGAGTTCGACAAATACCTGCACGACGAGTTGGATTTGATGCGCGAAGCCGCCAATGCCGGACAGCTCGGGCGCAATTTCCACAACAGCAATATGCTGATTGTGCCCAAGGTGTTTTACGACTACTGCACCAGCGACGTGCTGACGATTGAATGGATGGACGGTACGCCGGTTGCCGACATCGCCAAACTCAAAGCAGACGGCATCGATTTGCACAAACTCGCCGATTACGGCGTGGAAATCTTTTTCACGCAGGTCTTCCGCGACGGCTTTTTCCACGCGGATATGCACCCCGGCAATATTTTGGTTGCCGCCGACAACCGCTACATCGCCCTCGATTTCGGCATCGTCGGCACGCTGACCGATTACGACAAACGTTATCTCGCCATCAATTTCCTCGCCTTTTTCAACCGCGATTACCGGCGCGTCGCCACCGCCCACATCGAATCGGGCTGGGTGCCTGCCGACACGCGTGCGGAAGAATTGGAAGCCGCCGTCCGCGCCGTGTGCGAACCGGTGTTCAACAAACCGATTTCGCAGATTTCCTTCGGCTTGGTGCTGATGCGCCTGTTTGAAGTCAGCCGCCGCTTCAATGTCGAAATCCAACCGCAGCTTGTGCTGCTGCAAAAAACGCTGCTCAACATCGAAGGCTTGGGCCGCCAGCTCGATCCCGATTTGGACTTGTGGAAAACCGCCAAACCGTTTTTGGTGAAATGGATGAACGGGCAGGTCGGCCCTAAAGCCCTTTGGCGCAACCTCAAAAACGAAGCCCCCGACTGGGCGCAAATCATTCCTTCATTGCCGCGCAAAATCAGTGCGTTGATTGATGAAAACCGCCAGCAGGAAATGCGTGATGCCTATATCCATTTGGTCAAAGTGCAGCAGCGGCAAAGCCTGTGGCTGGCTGTGATTGCGGTTGTTTTGCTGCTGATTTTGCTTTTGAAATAG